A genomic window from Aquabacterium sp. OR-4 includes:
- a CDS encoding chemotaxis protein CheA — protein MGDMSNEGAHLSAGIDLSQFFQVFFEEAGENLDTMERMLLELDVSAADDEELNAIFRCAHSVKGGAATFGFSDVAELTHQMEALLDKLRRHELTPTAQMVDVLLAAGDALKALLARHQGTGQDVPDTTELLSTIRTLCAGGTPAPAAAPAHAAAAPAPAPAPVAASAPVADGLRTLELRVGVLDDPAIADNLAELFKEIDGLGTIEPLDAGRPADGMRRFKVVTSSADNDLLDLFTFHVPREAVTLLPLGAGYGFHEGAPGAPANAAAAPPAGYGFFDNAPGAPGDAPAGAAPAAEAAQAAPAAAEAPKPAAKPAAPRAEAKPQAADAATLRVAVEKVDQLINLVGELVITQAMLAQNSKNLDAALHQQLGAGLADLERNTRDLQEAVMSIRMIPMSMVFNRFPRMLRDLAAKLGKKVDLLTQGEATELDKGMVEKITDPLTHLVRNSCDHGIESPADRAARGKPENGTITLVASHQGGSIVIEVRDDGKGLNRNKLITKAREKGIDAPDTMTDNEVWNLIFAPGFSTADVVTDVSGRGVGMDVVKKNITALGGSVDIDSAEGYGMSVKVRLPLTLAIMDGMSVGVGEECYILPLGSVVESFQVQDNMVKTIGTTGRVVEVRGEYMPVIDLEKVFEVPRFDFEHVSNIMVVVESEGTRVALLVDELLGQQQVVVKNLEANYRKVPDVSGATIMGDGRVALILDILSLVRRTRT, from the coding sequence CTGCCGACGACGAAGAGCTGAACGCCATCTTCCGCTGCGCGCACTCGGTCAAGGGTGGCGCCGCCACCTTCGGCTTCAGCGACGTGGCCGAACTGACCCACCAGATGGAGGCCCTGCTCGACAAGCTGCGCCGCCACGAGCTGACCCCCACCGCACAGATGGTGGACGTGCTGCTGGCCGCGGGCGACGCGCTCAAGGCCCTGCTGGCCCGCCACCAGGGCACCGGCCAGGACGTGCCCGACACCACCGAGCTGCTGTCGACCATCCGCACGCTGTGTGCCGGTGGCACGCCGGCACCGGCGGCCGCCCCGGCCCACGCGGCCGCCGCGCCCGCCCCGGCGCCGGCCCCGGTGGCCGCCAGCGCGCCAGTTGCCGACGGCCTGCGCACGCTGGAGCTGCGCGTGGGCGTGCTGGACGACCCGGCGATCGCCGACAACCTGGCCGAGCTGTTCAAGGAGATCGACGGCCTGGGCACCATCGAGCCGCTGGACGCCGGCCGCCCGGCCGACGGCATGCGCCGCTTCAAGGTGGTCACCTCGTCGGCCGACAACGATCTGCTGGACCTGTTCACCTTCCACGTGCCGCGCGAGGCCGTGACCCTGCTGCCGCTGGGCGCGGGCTACGGCTTCCATGAAGGCGCGCCGGGCGCCCCGGCGAATGCCGCCGCCGCGCCGCCGGCGGGCTACGGCTTCTTCGACAACGCGCCGGGCGCCCCCGGCGACGCACCCGCCGGTGCCGCGCCGGCGGCCGAAGCCGCGCAGGCCGCCCCGGCCGCCGCCGAGGCGCCCAAGCCCGCCGCCAAGCCGGCCGCACCGCGCGCCGAGGCCAAGCCGCAGGCCGCCGACGCCGCCACGCTGCGTGTGGCGGTGGAGAAGGTCGATCAGCTGATCAACCTGGTGGGCGAACTGGTGATCACCCAGGCCATGCTGGCGCAAAACAGCAAGAACCTCGACGCCGCGCTGCACCAGCAGCTGGGCGCCGGCCTGGCCGATCTGGAGCGCAATACGCGGGATCTGCAGGAAGCGGTGATGTCGATCCGCATGATCCCGATGAGCATGGTGTTCAACCGCTTCCCGCGCATGCTGCGCGACCTGGCGGCCAAGCTCGGCAAGAAGGTCGACCTGCTGACGCAGGGCGAAGCCACCGAGCTCGACAAGGGCATGGTCGAGAAGATCACCGACCCGCTGACCCACCTGGTGCGCAACAGCTGCGACCACGGCATCGAGAGCCCGGCCGACCGTGCCGCCAGGGGCAAGCCCGAGAACGGCACCATCACCCTGGTTGCCAGCCACCAGGGCGGCAGCATCGTGATCGAGGTGCGCGACGACGGCAAGGGCCTGAACCGCAACAAGCTCATCACCAAGGCGCGCGAGAAAGGCATCGACGCGCCCGACACGATGACCGACAACGAGGTCTGGAACCTGATCTTCGCGCCGGGCTTCTCCACCGCCGACGTGGTGACCGACGTGTCGGGCCGCGGCGTGGGCATGGACGTGGTGAAGAAGAACATCACCGCGCTGGGCGGCTCGGTCGACATCGACTCCGCCGAGGGCTACGGCATGAGCGTCAAGGTGCGCCTGCCGCTCACCCTGGCCATCATGGACGGCATGAGCGTGGGCGTGGGCGAGGAGTGCTACATCCTGCCGCTGGGCTCGGTGGTCGAGTCGTTCCAGGTGCAGGACAACATGGTCAAGACCATCGGCACCACCGGCCGCGTGGTCGAGGTGCGCGGCGAGTACATGCCGGTGATCGACCTCGAGAAGGTGTTCGAGGTGCCGCGTTTCGACTTCGAGCATGTCAGCAACATCATGGTGGTGGTCGAGAGCGAGGGCACGCGCGTGGCGCTGCTCGTCGACGAGCTGCTCGGCCAGCAGCAGGTGGTGGTGAAGAACCTCGAGGCCAACTACCGCAAGGTGCCCGATGTGT